In Oreochromis niloticus isolate F11D_XX linkage group LG22, O_niloticus_UMD_NMBU, whole genome shotgun sequence, the sequence GCAATGACAGATAGATATTTGCCCACTGCTACACTAATTATGTGCCGGCAGCCATATATCTCCTAGTGATTCTTAGTCACCCAGAGAAGCAGTATAATGGGCCTCTGGGGACGCCGTACTTCCAGGCTCTTCAGGAGATCTCGCATCTTTATCCACTTAGCTGGATAGGAGTAAATATATCTTCTATATCTGCACTCTGCTGCTGCATTGGTTCACTAAAATGGAAGAGTTTGTGGAAAAGCAGGATTTTATGATTGTTTTACTGGAGTTTCAGCTTCGTTCAGTGTAGCAAAAAAAGACTAAATCGTTTTTCAGAATTTAAAAGTACACCTTGAACATCTTCAAACTCGTAGAAGGCAGTTATCGTATTTGTTGTTTGTAACGAGTTGTTATTTGACTTGCTGTTGCTTTCCTACtggcttgaagcagtctggctattttctctgttttagatTATTCTCTGTGAACCCTAGACACGACCTTGTGGGAAAATCAcagcagatcaacagtttctgaaatattcagaccGGCCTGTCTGGCTCACAACCATGCCACGTTTAAAGCTAcataaatcacctttcttcatATTAATTCAACCTTGCTTTTCTCCATGTTTCTTCCCCTGCAGTGGCTCCCGCCCCACAGTTTGAGAATCGCTGCTGTAGATCACCACACAGAAATTTACATGCACTCTAAAAACGCACACGAAACAACACAAATAAATCCACAAGTGTTTTGACTTTTTGCTAAGAACACGGGAAGAGAacaaagaaagggaaagaaagaaaggacgATACAATGAGACATTAAATTCTGCTGAGATGGTGGAGACAAAATAATTAATTGGGTGGTGTCTGTCGGTTTGGAAACCAAAGCAATAAGAGAGAAATCTAGAGTGTCATCAAGTCCGCCATTGATCAGAAGTTTATCGGTTCACAGGCAGCAGGCCAAAAGCAACAGCTTATCCCAAACTAATAGCAGCCTGCTGGACCAAGACAACAGCAATTCACTACTGAAACTGCTGCTGTGAAACATTCTTACATAACCAAAGGTTTCACAAACATGGCAGAAAGTATTCCACTAAtgtttctttaatcttttttattttattctgaaaaagTGAAAGTTTGTGGTTTAGCATGTACACATTATGAGACTCACTCAGACAGACAGCTGACAGAGGGAGCGACAAGACTCACACTGAGCTGAATGGACACAGGTGGAAGTAAAGAGGGAAATGCAAAGACAGCAAAGACCCAAACACAGAAAGTTattatcacaataaaacaggaagtgaataTTTCTGAGAATCACGTAGGCAACACCAGGGAAGAGAAATTCACAGAAACAAAGATGTGagaaagggaaacaaaaaaaaaacaggaaccaAAAATCCATTTGTAAAAATTCATTATTAACgatggacaaaaaaaaacagaacaatctCACGTGAGGGACTTTATGAACTATATATAGTGTATGGAcagggtgtcaaacataaggcacGTGGGCCAGAATTAGCCTGGCAAAAactccaatctggcccactagatttctttggaaaatgtgaaggaagccatacatttttatacttttaaatgtattttaggaAGTTTGGGATCTTTTCCTTCTGATAAAGACTTTCCCCATCGCTAGTCACACCAGAGTAATAGATTacattaaataacagaaaatttcCCGTTTTTCACAAcggactttttttcttttgttttttacagtggGCCACCAAAACATTTGCTATTCCGCTCTGTAATTACAGCACCATCTGTGTGAGTGCAATGAGGTACCAGGAtgattttttctgtaattttacacatttatttcttacaatttaaacCCAAAGATTTATTCTGAAAGATGTTTTTCCATTCATTACACTAGCATTTCTGTACTGCTGATATTGCAGTTATATGTGTGTCTATATGTGGCCcacgatgtaaaatgagtttgacatccctggtgTATCGCCTCCTATAGCCTTTCATAACACAATAACAcagttacaaaaaaataatttccaatCATTCAAGCAATCATAGCATATATGGATTTCTAGCTTTATAGCTGGCTGTCCAACACATTTCAGCTGGTCTCCCCCTGATTCAGTACATCCACAACTTCTGCATCTATCAACTCAGCTTCATCAAGAATTCAATCAACAGCTTGACAAAGACAAACACTGGAAGATCGTTCTCCCGACATTTGTAAGGAACACTCAGTGCTTAGTCCATATCTGTCTCTGTGACCTTTTCAAAACAAAGCACCTCAATGAAAGATTCTCCTAAATTAGTCCTTTTGATAATCTGTCTTAACCCAGCTGTCACTAGAGTCTTAGTGTAACATGTCATCAACAAAGTACATTTCTACCTGTTCCATGTCACAGCacctgacatttacacatggcCCTTCATCTGCAATAAAAGCAtctacacacacaaaccaagATGAAAAACCTTTGTCAACACATGACACATGACATGTTAGTACTCAACAAATACTAAACCAAAaagcagaagcagtgtgtgaaacaCTGAGTACACGCTTGCTGCCTTTATAGGAATCAACAGGGTAAGTATCAGTGAGCTGCTACTAATAGAATGCACTTAATTAACTGGTGCGTGTTCACACAATGCCAAGGAGGAAAGACATTAGCAGTGATCTCAGTATATATTGTAGTAATACAGAGCAAAGCGTCTTGTATAGAATCTCTATTTAAATATTTCCCAGACTTACTTCActtgttctttgttttctatCTCTGCTTGAAGCATTCACTTTGAACTCACTCACCTGTCCCTAGAGTCCCTTCTGGCTTGTGAGGACACTCACCTCACTTATGCTGCTCTGTGAATAAAGTCTGCAAAGCTAGTGCCACACTGTCACAGTGTCTGTGTTCAGGTCCACAGTTCTTGTGAAGCCATGACAGTGTTGTTGAGAAAACAATTCCCCAACAAAGTCTACTGAGAGCCGAATAATCATGATAAGCAGGCACATTATGATATATTAGCAAACCAAATGTCCAATTTTTTTCTCAAGcagaaaaataattattttggcCCGTTTCCTCGGATCTGTGGTATTCTAAAATAAGACGATAAAAAATTGGCCAAACTGGATGTGCAACAACGGGGAagaaaggcaacaaaaaacactttttagcCTTGCAATAATCAGAACTTGATTACATGCACACTACAGGCTAAAGTAAACTTAAGTGTGTGTTCACCATGCAGTTCATCTGCAGCAGCTGATACTGGAAGTGAACTCATGTTGAGCTCAGAGTAAACACTCCCCTGAAACAGCACAGCGTGCAGTAACACAGCTCGATGATGCTGTATCCCATAGCAGCTGCTTAGCCTCTGTCAATCCATCATCGATCAGTTAGAAACCTTTATGtgcagaaaacacatttaaaaagccAGAATCAGTTAATTATCTTTATGCTGCTTGGCTAGCTTTACCATCTCCTGGAGGTGAGTTCAAATGTTTTGATTTTACGTACTGGGAAAGGTGGTATGTGGGATTACTGACTATTCAGGCAATGTTGAAAAGGCTGGGAACAGCGTGATGCATGTTGTGATTTttaatatgcttttttttgtttttgtttgcttataACCAACAAGTCTAaaggtgtttttctgttttctgcctgTGTCTGGCACTTTTAAATCGCAGACGTCACTCATCTGATGTTTCTGAATGCATCCACCCTGAATATTAACCCTTTATCTCAGAATTTTTTCTCTGATAAAGCATTAGCGTGACTAATGAGTAAGCAGGGGGCATTGgccaaatgtaaaaaaaacaaaaacaaaacatggtgTCTTGAAACCTCTACTTTGACTTTCACTCAAATCTGTGCAGTTCTATGGTGGCTCACAAAGAACGTATCAGGTTGTCTCTGTAAGTTTTATTTACCTTTGCAAAGGCATCAAACAACAATACACAGAACGACAGCAGTATCTTTGACCAAAGAGCGATTGTAAACCTAGAATATTTATAGACACGAGTCATCTATCTGCCACAGTCACAGGATGCTGTTAGAACACCGTGTGATAAACATGAACTCGTACATCAACATGTGGTGTGGCTGAAATATAACATGTAGACACAATAAGGCAATGCGGAGCCTCTTGTTCAGTTAGGACAGTTTGACACAGAGAAGTAGTTGAGCTATAAAATCTTCCACAACACTTTGTTGCTTTGAAATCGTCACCAGTTGTCTTTTACAGAAAGGTATTATGAGAATTTTCCCCAGCGTTGCCCCTGAGTCCCTCCTCGGTTTGAATAAGGACAATGAGGCTTATATGAGATATTTTAATTGGTGAGGATTCTGCACTGAATGACTGTAACCCTTGTTTCATAACTgtggttaaaataaataaaaaaattacagtaGTTAAGTTTTTATTTAGAGAACAACTCTGACATGAATTTCTACCCAACACCCATTATTAGCATCATGATTGCAAAGCTTTATTGTCCTTCAGCTTAAACAATCGATTTAATTCAATatagcacacacaaaacaactaaTACACCATTGGATTGGTTCTTTCTTGACCCAGAAGCTGTAATTTTTAGTTTGCAGAACTAACACATGCTCAATTTCATGATAAATTCATATTATTTACAATATCTTTgtcacattttcacaaataACAGCGAGTCACCTGCCTCTAGAGTCTTGTTTTCCACATCAGCTGCAGATTACGTCACTCAAAATGTCCCATGTTGCTTAAATATTTATGAGTTGATAGAGCAGAGATCACAGCAGATGCTCACGATCTAAACTAGCATTCACTGTTATTAAGTTAACCATATTAAATGCAATTTCCTTCAGGTGAAACTCTCAGGAAAGGGAATTAAATCCAGGAATAGAAGAGGGCAGAAGTGTGAAAACATGGTTAATCATTTCTGGTTGTAGATATGCACTTGCTGGAAAAGCAGAGTCACGAGCTGTTACCTTCTTAATCAAAGACTGTAAATATCACTAATGACGCAGAAGTGGATAAATCTACCACCCAAAGCTGGAAGTAATATATAAAGAGAACAAACACTGAGTTCCAGAATGTCTgaagaaagcaaacaaaaacaaacaaaaaaacaagaactaaaCAAGTGGGAGGGGGGTTCAGTTTTTGATAAAATGATCTCTGTTCTATTTTATCCATTTATAAAACTTACACATCAGTGTagcttttatatttatatttaaatgacaggtgtttcctgtctgtggttCCGTTTAACGAACGTCAGCATATGTCGCGTTTCATCGCTGTGGGCGGAGGCTGAGACTCACGAACTCCTAGTAACGGCCCTGGATGTGCACGCgtgcactgtttgtgtgtgtatatgggtGCATGCTTGCGCGCGCGCCATGGCGTTTAAGTACCCTGGACAGCGCCGTGCGTTACGCACAGAGGAACTTCAGCCGAACGCTCCTTTACCACAATAATCTCCAACCAGAGAGCCAACGCTTTCCCTACCTCCATGTTTAAATAGTTTGTTAGCCGCTTCTGTAAGTTCGCTCCTCTTCTCTTTGCGCTTGGATACACTTTTTTCGCCTCTTCCAGCCGGATATGAAGCAGTAGAGCAGTGCCGCCCTCGGAGCATTGAGAAGCGGACTCCCGCCTCAGCGCCTCCCTCCTGCTGGAGCTGGAGAGATGCCCGGGGCAGGATGTGCTCCAGCCGCAAGATTCTGTGGAGCCTGCTCCTGCTGTCCTTGGTGGAGGTGGGCCTGGGTGTGGCGAGCATCGTCCTGGGAGCGGTGGGCATCAGCTGGGTCCGGGGCGATCATAAACCGCAGCAGGGAGACGCTTCTCCGGTCTGGAGTGGACTCTGTGTACGTCTTTGGAACAAGTCTTGTCGCgactttttgtctttgtctcaCATCCCCAGAGGATAAGTATCTCCAGGGATCGTGCTGAAAGATGAGACCGTTAAAACTCAAGGGAATTGCCTTCCTCTTTATAGAGCCTGCTAGAGACAGCATGTGCTGCATGTCTGTAAGCATTAGAATATCAAATAAGGGAAACATATTCTGGTCATATAAGGGCTAAAGTACTAGACTAGACCTTTAATATATTCATACACCATAAACTACAGCACCAAGGTAACACAGATATTTAAAAtgtgcagaaaaacaaagaaaactcttaaagatttttgtatttttccctCTAAAACTTCTCAAAAAACTAATTGACTCCAaatatttttgtcttatttaagtTCCTATCAAATAAATCCATTCTGCTTACAGAAATTCTTTGTTTGAAAAAGTTGAGGCGTGGAATTTCTGTTcatatttgtggttgtttaCTTTTCAAACTCTATACCCGGCGTGGTTTTGCTGACACAGCTTCATATGGTATTTGCCTATAAAAGCCTGGCAGACACACAGCCATTTGGCCTGGCACTAAAGATTGGCCTTATTAATTCCTGCTTGATTTACTGCTCATTGCTTGGAAGGGTCGGGGCTTTTAGACCCATCTACGTCCTTTCAGTCTATTGAATGTGTCTGCTCCTGTTTCTGCGCCGCTCTGAGCCTCACTGTCTCGATTTTGCCACAGAACAGTTAAAAAGTTTTGTTTCTGGCATCTTAAGCAGCCACATACCTTGAATCATCTACTTTACTGTGACAGTCGCTCCAGCGGGGGATATATAGTCTATCTGTCAGCAGTTATAGCTGAGAATTACTATAAATGCCAGGAGCTGAAGCACTATGAGTCATAAAGAGTCATATATAACATTATCATCGGTGTGAGACGGCTGCTTTGAAAGACTGCTTAAGTGTAAATATGTGGGTGTGCATCAGAcggaaaggagaaaaaaagcatttactGATATATCACAGTATATAGGTTCCATATCTGGGCGTGAGTGCACTTAAAGTGCGCATGATTCCAGCAGTGTAGATGAAGTTCCTGCAAAGATGTTATGCAATGGGTCGTCTGCGAGTTCAACCACACAGCTGTTGAGCTCTGTCTGCTGAGTCAGCCACCCAGCTGTCCAAGAGTTTCAGTCTTCTTTCGGGACCTGGGAATTATGGTAACCCACTGACCGGTGACTTTAGAGGACACTGACTCTCCAACCTTTAGTGTCTTATTGTGTTGAAACAGTGTGCATTAATAATTTATCATTTCTGCAACTTTGGATTAAGTTTCAGAACAGTGGAGCAgtttggggttgttgtttttttgcaatgAACAGCAAACCTGAATCGTGAGACTTTTTGTAAAACAGAAGAATTGTCTGTTTAAAAGATTTCCAGTTTTGAAAGCAGGCAGAGCCCTAAAATGATCAAATCTAATCTAAAATGATATATTCTAATCTATCTACTGTCTAATTACCTGATTAGGAGAATAGGGCAGTATAGTTATAAGATTGTAAGAATGTTTTTACAGTGAAACAAGAAACTAAACCAGAATTTTAAACTGGCAAATATTATCCTAGAAAGTACATATTAGGCAGCTTAATGACCTAAATTTCACATGAagatttgtgtgtatgtgtgtgtgtgcgtcagcTCAACAACTTGATCCATAGGTAGGAGACTTTATAAAGAGCTGAAAGCTCTTGAGGGACTCTAATAAGTGCACCTGGCTCTTAGAAAtatttatccatccattttcttctcctTATCCAATTATCTAAGGTTAGGGTGGGGCTGGAGtttatcccagctgccatagggcgagaggcgagGTAAACCCTGGACGCGAGGCTAACACGGAGAGGCTGTCTAGAAACATttatatattaaataataataagcagaCAGTGTAAATTAtcctgaaataaaaaataagaggGCATATCTCCTTTTTCCACCAACATCCTTCTGGAAATGTTATTTTTAGAGGGAGAATCTCAATGACTGTTATTTTCAGCATTTCCCATTGTTGCATCAGGGACGGGTGccataaaaaagaaacatctaAAAATTTCTCATGACAAACTAACTTGAACTCACAGAGGTGTTAATTTACTAACTTGTTGACTTTCTTTGTTTCCAGTTTCTGGTCTGCGGGATGTGCGGAGTGCTGTGTGCTCGAAAGAGGACTGGCCTTATTGTAAGTACATACATACTGAATGAGCTCGGTTTATTTCTCCAagtaatttcctttttttaatgcctGTTAGTCTGTAGTGTACAAACAACAGGAGCCCTATGTGAATGCAGTGAAATGATATGATGCATGGGTGGGGTACCAAAATCCGACTTTAAACACACTCCAGGTCATTAGTTAGTGATTCACTTTTAGGCAGTTTGTACTGAGCTATTTCCAGGATGGTACCAGTTTCTAGGAATTAGGCAGAGACACCAGGAAATAGTTCGAGAAGGCCTGCAGCCTTTGCTAGAGGTAGAAGGTggattttggtttttttagctTTGAACCGAGCCAggttgttttcttgtttctaCCTTTTATGCTGAGCTCAGTCCAGCTAACTGTCATGTGCCTGGGAGCCTTTTTCATTACGTATTTGCTGGAATTATGATGCAGATGTCTTCTGTTGTGGATATCAGATGCAAAGTCAACTGTATCAGGAATACTGAACGCAAAGCATACACAAGGTCTGCATATTCGACAATGAAAGAACTcccaaaggtgtgtgtgtgtgtgttgcagcaggTGCAGTCAGTGTGCTCTGAGAGAGACATCTGAGGAAATAAGAGGAGACAAGCAGTCacctctcttctctttctgtcgctctttctgtcttttttacaGTCTCTCAGTGTCTCCCAGTCCTGGTGTTTCTCTCTGACTCCCTGTCTCCTGCAGGGAGGAGACTAATGATGGATCAATGTCAGCACAATCTGCTGTAACAGAGACATCACTCAACCTTTCTTtccctccatctcaccctgtccAACTTTTGTCTCCCTGTCTATCTCCTCCTACTCAtgctttccctttttttcaTCACTATATCTATCCATCTGCCTCTTCCATTCACTCTGTCCCCGCCGTCATCTTCCTCCAGCGCCCTCCCCATGTCTGCCTGTGGGGTGATGATTACATTAGGTTGGTTTGGCTCCGGACCCCTGCCAGCCACTTTCCACACTTCCCTGGGTAACGACTGAAATAGGAGATGCCCTTTTCCATGTGGTTAAAGGCACTACCGGCATCTGCACAGGGGGCGGTGAACGAGGGCTTGCACTCCAGATGGAatacaaacacattcacaaTTAGTGGGAAGTATATGAATCATCTGGATTTTATTATCTTGATAAGAAGATGATGGAAGTCTAACCATTTTCTCATCAGATTTTACcccgaaacaaataaataaaaagatgaaaaaatcaGATTCTGAAACTGGGATTTAGTTTTCCCGGTTCTGATCACAATTTCCGGAGAAGTAATCCGTAAAATGCGATTcattaaacacacaaatcagacacaaacacacaaatacagcaAGTGAGTGATGCAAGCATATTTACAAGCCGCACATCGCTCCTGGAACAGACAGTCGGCTTTGAGAGTGATCCAATTTTCTAATGGCGAATGAGATTTATTTTGACTGATAGGCATTACTCATCGCCGCAGCCTCGTTCCAAAACAGCAGAATGATGGAGATGGAAGCTCAGTAGTAATTTGTATATCTCCGGTCTCATTGCATTTTGTCACTTGGTTTACAGATTTGTTGATAAGGTCTCAATTTTGCAGCTTACCCCCCTTGTCTTTCAGATGATCCTCTTTTCAGCGTGCTGCATCTGTGGGCTCATTGCCGGGATCTTAAACGTCCAGTTTGTTCGGGCACTGAACAAACGGCCGGACAAGATGCAAACAATCCACCTGGCTGCAATGACTCTGGCTTGTCTaggtaaaaataataacaaggATGCAAGACGTAACACAATCTGATGTGACACAATTGAAAACAATTCATGTCTTTGTCTATTTTTCATTGTAAGACCAGAATGTTATTAGTCTCTGTTCAAGTATTTGAAAGGGACTAAATGTGGGGGTAAAGATAAAGCATCTCTTTATTAGTCACCTGTCAATACTAACAGTATACCAAGCATTTCTTATTACTGCTAATCACATTTATCTCAGCTCTATCTCAACAACTCTCCAGTGCTCCAACACCCTACCCAAACAAGCTTTGTCAGTTTTATTCAGATAAGAAGTGCCTCTCTATTTCTTTTCTGAAGGTCTGCCGGTATACTAGTCGCTCCATGAGGTTGTGCTTGGAGCTAAATGTTGATACCAATGTTAATATGGATATTTAGTAGGTACGTAACAGTTTTAGCATGCAAACCACATTAGGGACATAATATTTGCTAGTTAGCGATACATCAAAGTCATTTTAGCTTAGAGAAAATGTCAGGGATTAAATGCCCTAAAAGTCTCTGAATGGGGCCATaatttcaaaagtaatcaaCCAGCAATTGAGTCCATAAGCCCATTAGGAGAGAATTTACCGAGGACATAAATCAAGAGTGAGGTAGTTTAATTTTCTCATAGATATTATTATAATGTAGGGACCagaccccccacacacacacactcacaattCGAATTggacaagtggaagaaaatggatggcttGATAACTAAATAACTGAAATCAAACGAGGCATTGCAACGTTGGCTTCACTTGTACCCGaaggctacatccatcttttatgcaGTCCATATACAGACTTTGGCTGAGACATAGAACTTCATAAGTGAAACTCTTTCCATACTAGCACTAAAAAATAGAAATCAGACGATCATCCAGCACAGTATGTTTTATCCTCTGGGGACTGAGTCTTTTTCTGTGCACTTCTGTGTAAAATTTCCTTTTCCTGTCTTATCCAGGGATCTCGACCTGTACCTTATCCACGTGGCTGACTTGTCGCCTGGCAAGCTCGGAGCAGCAAAGGATGTTCTTGGAGAGGGAACACTCGCTACATCATTCCCATGAGATGACAGAGAAGGTAGTAAACTGCATGATTCATCTTCAGCCGCTGTTGGAAGTGTTTGTTAAgcaggtttgtgtttgtgtgtctctaaCAGGAGGTCCTGGACAACTCCAGTAATGGTATTCCTCAGATCTCCTATAATGGACACACCGCGGCGTCTCCTTGAGGAAGTTTCAGCAGGAGATGATTTGCAGTCTTAAACAGGAGCAGTTACTAAAACTCATGCTGTCACGCAGCTAATGCAGCTTGTAGTAGACTGCGTTTAACTGTATCCTGACTGCAGGGACTGAACCAAATTTGTCGCCTTGGAACCCGTTTACCTGCTGACTGAGTGAAGCGGACGGCATGAAGGAGCCGTTTGTGCTTCTGAATATTATGCAAACATGGGTTCAAATACCTTCGGTTTAACTCACACCAAAGCCGGGATGGTGAGCTGCCGTTTGGATGACAAATGAGGTGACAGACATCTGCGTGAAATCCTCCAATTTGTGAGCGGGAAGGATACATTTCATCCAGTCAGATCAAAGTGATGAGCACAAACCAAGCATGCAGCTGATTCACTTGTTTAGAAGAGCTATTTCAGTCTCATCGTCCttattctctccctctctgtcatgTTATTGGTTTATGGAATCCAGATCTTGAGATAGCCTTTGGTAAACTGTATGTATCATCTGATAATGGAATGCtttgagagaaaaaaattacagtaaTGCACAATGTACTGTATGTATCCATGCTTGTAAATCAAACATATTTTTATAATGCTTCTTATAAAGTTCATTCAATTAAAGTACGACTAATAAAAGAATTGCACAGTCTTGCATTTTGTTTTACTGTTGCTCTGTTAAATACATGTTGAGATGAATCTGGTTTTATGATCGCTGTTTATGCAGACTAGCCTTTTTTTTACTTACATAGTT encodes:
- the tmem196 gene encoding transmembrane protein 196, which gives rise to MCSSRKILWSLLLLSLVEVGLGVASIVLGAVGISWVRGDHKPQQGDASPVWSGLCFLVCGMCGVLCARKRTGLIMILFSACCICGLIAGILNVQFVRALNKRPDKMQTIHLAAMTLACLGISTCTLSTWLTCRLASSEQQRMFLEREHSLHHSHEMTEKEVLDNSSNGIPQISYNGHTAASP